One Pyrus communis chromosome 4, drPyrComm1.1, whole genome shotgun sequence genomic region harbors:
- the LOC137730795 gene encoding uncharacterized protein, translating to MQGYDRDDYGQSGDEYEDYEDDEDGEGYEEEEEDPKPTKEALAYLELRQRLKEQLRKKKSGSSLANSSNKKKKLPYDNFGSFFGPSQPVIAERVIQESKSLLETKHLTSSSTNSVHHNKKSSGSTSAVTKSVSNDQKPKVINEVKSKVQKIKDTRDYSFLLSDDAEPPAPTKDRPPQNASVSNSEVRSSQMATNNGRHIPSSNNGRHIPSSNNGRPVPSSNNGRHVPSANNGRHVPSANNGRHVPSANNGRHVPSANNGRVVPGRRDERKLVSTNGQMHSKVGPNKLSSASRRPDATSMDSRRQLGSNGGNGPGRPLETKGLPSKMPASTTERKASTPGLKNPMSGVPTKPPLSKLQSSIPRQQLQQKKEVRESNKPKVLPKQSSGLSRPQHVNKPQMQRQISSRPVSHERPPKKKPMRQHPDDDEPGLDFRSEIRKMFRQPERYASDDDDSDMEANFEDIMKEERRSALIARREDEEQARLIEEEERRERMAKQNRKRKLGH from the exons ATGCAGGGATATGATAGAGAT GATTATGGTCAATCAGGCGACGAATATGAGGATTATGAGGACGATGAGGATGGTGaagggtatgaagaggaagaggaagatccaAAGCCTACCAAGGAAGCATTGGCATACCTTGAGTTGAGACAACGCTTGAAAGAACAATTACGAAAGAAGAAAAGCGGTTCTTCTTTGGCCAACTCCAGtaataaaaagaagaagctCCCCTATGACAA TTTTGGATCTTTCTTTGGCCCATCTCAACCAGTTATTGCTGAGAGAGTGATTCAAGAAAGCAAATCGTTGTTAGAAACCAAGCACCTAACATCCAGTTCTACCAACTCTGTCCATCAT AACAAGAAGAGCTCTGGATCAACCTCTGCTGTAACGAAATCTGTATCAAATGATCAGAAACCCAAAGTCATTAATGAG GTTAAGAGTAAAGTACAAAAGATTAAGGATACAAGAGATTACTCGTTTTTACTTTCTGACGATGCAGAGCCCCCAGCCCCTACAAAAGATCGACCACCTCAAAATGCCTCTGTTTCAAATTCTG AGGTGCGATCTAGTCAAATGGCGACAAATAATGGCAGACATATACCTTCATCAAATAATGGCAGACATATACCTTCATCAAATAATGGCAGACCCGTACCTTCATCAAATAATGGCAGACATGTACCTTCAGCAAATAATGGCAGACATGTACCTTCAGCAAATAATGGTAGACATGTACCTTCAGCAAATAATGGCAGACATGTACCTTCAGCAAATAATGGTAGAGTTGTACCTGGCCGTCGTGATGAAAGGAAACTGGTATCTACGAATGGACAGATGCATTCTAAAGTGGGGCCCAATAAGTTGAGTTCTGCCAGTAGACGACCCGATGCAACATCAATGGACTCGAGAAGACAGCTTGGTAGCAACGGTGGAAATGGGCCTGGCCGGCCTCTAGAGACAAAAGGATTGCCATCTAAGATGCCTGCTTCAACCACTGAGAGGAAAGCTTCTACACCAGGCCTAAAGAATCCCATGTCTGGTGTGCCCACCAAACCACCTCTTTCAAAGTTGCAGTCATCTATTCCAAGGCAGCAGttgcaacaaaaaaaagaagtacGAGAATCTAATAAGCCCAAAGTGTTACCGAAACAGTCATCAGGATTGTCAAGACCTCAG CACGTAAACAAGCCACAAATGCAAAGGCAAATCTCGTCACGTCCTGTGTCTCACGAGCGTCCTCCCAAAAAGAAGCCTATGAGACAGCACCCAGATGATGATGAACCGGGTCTGGATTTTAGAAGTGAGATCAGAAAAATGTTTCG TCAACCAGAAAGATACGCTAGTGACGACGACGATAGTGATATGGAGGCGAACTTTGAGGATATTATGAAGGAGGAGAGACGAAG TGCGCTAATCGCAAGAAGGGAGGACGAAGAGCAGGCTAGGTtgatagaagaagaagaaaggagggaACGGATGGCTAAACAAAATCGCAAGCGTAAGCTCGGTCATTAG